From the genome of Lotus japonicus ecotype B-129 chromosome 6, LjGifu_v1.2, one region includes:
- the LOC130722515 gene encoding linamarin synthase 2-like, which produces MESSIHTPKPHAVCVPIPAQGHVNPFMQLAKLLRCSGFHITFVNTEFNHNRLIRSLGQEFVKGLPDFRFESIPDGLPPSEKDATQDLPPLCDSIRKNCYAPFKELVKRLNSSSPEVPPVSCVIADGIMGFAGRVAKELGIQELQFWTASACGFLGHLQYEELVRRGFLPFKDENFIIDGTLETSLDWIFGMKHMRLKDIPSFIRVTDLNDIMFDFMGSEARNCLKSSTIIINTFEELEGEALDALRATNPNIYTVGPLHLLGNHFPDKEKGFKASGSSLWKNDFECMKWLDKWELSSVIYVNYGSITVMSEHHLKEFAWGLANSKVPFLWIMRPDVVMGEESVTLPQEFLDEIKDRGCITSWCFQDQVLVHPSIGVFLTHCGWNSTLECISSGVPMICWPFFSEQQTNCRYACTTWETGMEINHDVKREEITGLVNEMMKGEKGKEIRQKSLEWKKKATKATGLGGSSYDNFHKLVKEALHHNTI; this is translated from the exons ATGGAATCATCAATTCACACGCCAAAGCCTCATGCTGTGTGTGTACCGATTCCAGCTCAAGGCCATGTGAACCCGTTCATGCAACTCGCCAAACTCCTACGTTGCAGTGGTTTCCACATAACATTTGTCAACACTGAGTTTAACCACAATCGTTTGATCAGGTCTCTTGGACAAGAATTTGTGAAGGGACTACCGGATTTTCGATTTGAGAGCATACCGGATGGTTTGCCACCATCAGAGAAGGACGCTACTCAGGATCTTCCACCACTTTGTGATTCAATTAGAAAGAATTGTTATGCACCTTTCAAAGAGTTGGTGAAGAGGCTTAACTCTTCTTCACCTGAAGTGCCTCCAGTGAGTTGTGTAATTGCAGATGGCATCATGGGATTTGCTGGAAGAGTGGCCAAGGAATTGGGTATTCAAGAGCTGCAGTTTTGGACAGCCTCTGCTTGTGGCTTCTTGGGACATTTGCAATACGAAGAGCTTGTTAGAAGAGGCTTTCTTCCATTCAAAG ATGAAAATTTCATCATTGATGGCACCTTGGAAACAAGCTTAGATTGGATCTTTGGCATGAAACACATGCGACTTAAGGACATTCCAAGCTTCATTAGAGTCACAGATCTAAATGATATCATGTTTGATTTCATGGGTTCTGAGGCACGAAACTGTTTGAAATCATCCACAATCATAATTAACACATTTGAAGAATTGGAAGGTGAGGCCCTTGATGCTCTTAGGGCAACAAACCCAAACATATACACTGTTGGCCCACTTCACTTGCTTGGAAATCATTTTCCCGATAAAGAAAAAGGTTTCAAGGCAAGTGGGTCAAGTTTATGGAAAAATGACTTTGAGTGCATGAAATGGCTTGATAAATGGGAACTTTCCTCAGTGATATATGTTAACTATGGAAGCATAACTGTTATGAGTGAGCATCACTTGAAGGAATTTGCTTGGGGACTAGCAAATAGCAAGGTACCATTTTTATGGATAATGAGGCCAGATGTTGTGATGGGTGAGGAATCTGTAACTCTGCCACAAGAGTTCTTAGATGAGATCAAGGACAGAGGATGCATTACAAGTTGGTGTTTTCAAGATCAAGTGCTTGTTCATCCATCAATTGGGGTCTTTCTAACTCATTGTGGTTGGAATTCTACATTAGAATGTATATCTTCTGGTGTGCCTATGATTTGCTGGCCTTTCTTTTCTGAGCAACAAACAAATTGCAGGTATGCTTGCACAACATGGGAAACGGGGATGGAAATTAACCATGATGTTAAGAGAGAGGAGATAACAGGCCTAGTGAATGAAATGATGAAAGGAGAAAAGGGGAAGGAAATTAGACAAAAGAGTTTAGAGTGGAAGAAGAAAGCAACAAAAGCTACTGGTTTAGGAGGATCATCTTACGATAACTTCCATAAGTTAGTTAAAGAGGCTCTTCATCACAATACTATCTGA
- the LOC130722516 gene encoding linamarin synthase 1-like, translating into MESSSLQTPKPHAVCVPFPAQGHVSPFMQLAKLLRCMGFHITFVNTEFNHNRFIKSLGPEFVMGLPDFQFETIPDGLPPSEKDATQDVPTLCDSTRKNCYEPFKELVKRLNSSSPPVSCVIADGTMGFAGRVAKELGIQELQLWTASGCGFVGYLQYDELVRRGILPFKDENFINDGTLDTSLDWIFGMNHMRLKDLPSFIRITNLNDIMFDFLGSEARNCLKSSAIIINSFQELEGEALDTLKAINPNIYSIGPLPLLSRHFPEKDKGFNASGSSFWRSDSECMKWLDKWEHSSVIYVNYGSITVMSEHHLKEFAWGIANSKAPFLWIMRPDVVIGGESITLPQEFLDETKDRGYITSWCVQDQVLAHPSIGIFLTHCGWNSTLECISSGVPMICWPFFAEQQTNCRYACTTWRTGMEINHDVKREEITSLVNEIMNGEKGKEIRQNSLEWKKKAIEATDLGGSSYNNFHKLVKDVLHHNVL; encoded by the exons atggaatcaTCATCACTTCAAACCCCAAAGCCTCATGCTGTATGTGTACCCTTTCCAGCCCAGGGTCATGTGAGTCCCTTCATGCAACTAGCCAAACTCCTTCGATGCATGGGCTTCCACATAACGTTTGTCAACACTGAGTTCAACCACAATCGTTTCATCAAGTCTCTTGGACCAGAGTTTGTAATGGGGCTACCAGATTTTCAATTCGAGACCATACCGGATGGTTTGCCGCCATCCGAGAAGGACGCTACTCAAGATGTTCCTACACTGTGTGATTCAACAAGGAAGAATTGTTATGAACCGTTTAAAGAGTTGGTGAAGAGGTTGAACTCTTCTTCGCCTCCGGTGAGTTGCGTAATTGCAGATGGCACGATGGGATTTGCTGGAAGAGTGGCGAAGGAATTGGGTATTCAAGAGCTTCAGCTATGGACAGCTTCTGGATGTGGGTTTGTGGGATACTTGCAATACGACGAGCTTGTCAGAAGAGGCATTCTTCCTTTCAAAG ATGAAAACTTTATCAACGATGGCACTTTGGATACAAGTTTAGATTGGATATTTGGCATGAATCATATGCGACTTAAAGACCTTCCAAGCTTCATTAGAATCACCAATCTAAATGATATCATGTTTGATTTCTTGGGTTCTGAGGCACGAAATTGTTTGAAATCGTCTGCAATCATTATTAACTCATTCCAAGAATTGGAAGGTGAAGCCCTTGATACCCTTAAGGCCATTAACCCAAACATATACAGTATTGGCCCACTTCCGTTGCTTAGTAGGCATTTTCCGGAAAAGGACAAAGGTTTCAATGCAAGTGGGTCAAGTTTTTGGAGAAGTGACTCTGAGTGCATGAAATGGCTTGATAAATGGGAACATTCCTCAGTCATATATGTCAACTATGGAAGCATAACTGTTATGAGTGAGCATCACTTGAAAGAATTTGCTTGGGGAATAGCAAATAGCAAGGCACCATTTTTATGGATTATGAGACCGGATGTAGTAATTGGTGGAGAATCTATAACTCTGCCACAAGAGTTCTTAGATGAGACTAAGGATAGAGGATACATTACAAGTTGGTGTGTTCAAGACCAAGTGCTTGCTCATCCATCAATTGGAATCTTTCTAACTCATTGTGGCTGGAATTCTACATTGGAATGTATATCTTCTGGTGTGCCTATGATTTGTTGGCCTTTCTTTGCCGAGCAACAAACAAATTGCAGGTATGCTTGCACAACATGGAGAACAGGGATGGAAATTAACCATGATGTTAAGAGAGAGGAGATAACATCCCTAGTGAATGAAATTATGAATGGAGAAAAGGGCAAGGAAATTAGACAAAATAGTTTGGAGTGGAAGAAGAAAGCAATAGAAGCTACTGATTTAGGTGGATCATCTTACAATAATTTCCATAAGTTAGTAAAGGATGTTCTTCATCACAATGTTCTCTGA
- the LOC130725478 gene encoding uncharacterized protein LOC130725478, with protein sequence MVFPTVASSASTCWFLLCGAAAQVHYSFSSGTGEPTVIDLLEVVLAIYGFPDDRNKHRTWGLIRHFRPGVDIPWLCIDDFNDILSPADKLGGDLPDMGRMQVATRACSDCDLHDVDFTGKRHTWSNNRPKLGTVQERLDYALVNSAWESLWPSNKENLRWPSSPSGASEERSNKGGPYGNYVAERELDSLLEQEDVWWKQRSRASWLKHGDRNTRFFHQKANQRRKRNLIEFLKDDRGRKVEEDPDIARVLGDYFAGLFTSSNPEGIEETTDLVVGRDSQSHLAVLGEPFTREEVEEALFQMHPT encoded by the exons ATGGTCTTCCCAACCGTTGCTTCGTCTGCAAGTACCTGCTGGTTCCTGTTATGTGGTGCTGCTGCTCAAGTGCATTACAGTTTCAGTTCTGGTACTGGTGAGCCTACTGTTATTGATTTGTTAGAGGTG GTTTTAGCAATTTATGGCTTCCCTGATGATCGGAACAAACACCGTACTTGGGGATTGATTAGACATTTTCGGCCGGGTGTTGATATTCCTTGGCTTTGTATCGAtgattttaatgatattttgtcCCCAGCTGATAAGCTTGGTGGTGATTTGCCCGACATGGGCCGCATGCAAGTGGCAACACGAGCATGTAGTGACTGTGACTTACATGATGTTGATTTTACAGGTAAACGACATACATGGAGTAACAATAGACCCAAGCTTGGTACTGTTCAGGAAAGGCTAGATTATGCTCTTGTCAATAGTGCTTgggagtctctttggccttctAATAAG GAAAATCTCAGATGGCCAAGCTCTCCTTCAGGAGCTTCAGAGGAAAGATCAAACAAAGGAGGTCCTTATGGCAATTATGTGGCAGAACGAGAGTTGGATTCCCTTCTAGAACAGGAAGATGTTTGGTGGAAACAACGGTCCAGAGCTTCTTGGCTCAAACATGGTGACAGAAATACAAGGTTCTTCCACCAAAAAGCAAATCAGAGGCGAAAGCggaatttaattgaatttttgaaAGATGATCGAGGCAGAAAGGTGGAGGAAGATCCTGACATTGCTCGAGTGCTTGGTGATTACTTTGCTGGTTTGTTCACTTCTTCAAATCCAGAGGGGATTGAGGAGACGACAGACCTGGTTGTTGGGAGAGATTCTCAGTCTCACTTAGCAGTGTTGGGAGAGCCGTTTACTagagaggaggtggaggaggcgcTATTCCAGATGCATCCTACATAG
- the LOC130725479 gene encoding uncharacterized protein LOC130725479, whose protein sequence is MALKLDMSKAYDRVEWPFLQSVLQKMGFPPSWVSLIMSCVTTVRFSIMLNGNPQPRFVPFRGLRQGDPLSPYLFIMCGKVFSALIEKSIASRMLHGIKVANRASVISHLLFADDSIIFARANSQEAECVLDVLSTYEKASGQVINLDKSMFSVSRNVPQNGLDELKQLLNVKAVESFDKYLGLPTMIGKSKTQIFNFVIDRVWKKLKGWKESTLSRAGREVLIKSVVQAIPSYVMSCFILPDSVCADIERMVSRFYWGGDVEKRGLHWASWHKLTRSKFDGGLGFRDFKSFNIALVAKNWWRIFSHPETLLAPEIYIFKGVYFPHGDLLGAKLGYRPSYAWSSIIKSNWIFHEGGLWRIGDGSKVDILHDKWLPNGAPVICRQDLMAELGVSKVTHLIDHASNSWKHDLVDFIFHPATVSIILQIPLPLHGGIDTLMWPETVDGNYCSKSGYVFVRRKVLGACSSTSSQSSLSAPLWKKFWRIDAQPRCKEVAWRGVWSLSFWFGSPLSLRLNRFGNMEEFLADFLPAADDDALTVWQAGVYALWEARNRVVFQGGEVPVPVAVVVQRCCMLAAAPVVDAAVVPRPSPTLPSS, encoded by the exons ATGGCTCTGAAACTTGATATGTCCAAAGCATATGACAGAGTCGAGTGGCCTTTTTTGCAGAGTGTTCTTCAGAAGATGGGGTTCCCTCCATCATGGGTATCTCTGATTATGAGTTGTGTTACTACTGTGAGGTTCTCTATTATGCTTAATGGGAACCCCCAACCTAGATTTGTCCCTTTTCGGGGTTTGCGTCAGGGTGACCCCCTTTCGCCTTATCTTTTTATTATGTGTGGGAAAGTGTTCTCAGCTCTGATTGAGAAGAGTATTGCATCTAGAATGTTGCATGGTATTAAAGTGGCAAATAGAGCCTCTGTGATTTCTCACCTtctttttgcagatgatagcATTATCTTTGCTAGAGCTAATTCTCAGGAGGCGGAGTGTGTCCTGGACGTCTTGTCCACCTATGAGAAGGCTTCCGGTCAAGTTATTAACCTTGATAAGTCCATGTTCTCAGTTAGCCGCAATGTGCCTCAGAATGGTTTGGATGAGCTAAAACAGCTTTTGAATGTTAAGGCAGTGGAGagctttgataaatatcttggTTTACCAACTATGATAGGTAAGTCTAAGACTCAGATCTTTAATTTTGTTATAGATCGTGTCTGGAAGAAGCTCAAAGGGTGGAAGGAGTCCACGCTTTCCAGAGCTGGTCGTGAGGTTTTGATTAAATCTGTTGTACAAGCGATACCATCTTATGTTATGTCATGTTTTATTTTACCTGACTCTGTTTGTGCAGATATTGAAAGGATGGTGTCCAGGTTTTATTGGGGTGGCGATGTCGAAAAGAGAGGCCTACATTGGGCTAGCTGGCACAAGTTAACGAGATCTAAATTTGATGGTGGCCTTGGTTTTCGTGATTTTAAGTCGTTTAATATTGCCCTTGTGGCTAAGAATTGGTGGAGAATTTTTTCTCATCCGGAAACTTTACTTGCTCcggaaatttatatttttaagggAGTTTATTTCCCGCATGGTGATTTATTGGGTGCAAAACTTGGCTACCGCCCAAGCTATGCATGGTCCAGTATTATTAAGTCCAATTGGATTTTCCATGAAGGGGGCCTTTGGAGAATTGGAGATGGTAGCAAGGTTGATATCCTTCATGATAAATGGTTACCAAATGGGGCTCCTGTTATTTGTAGGCAGGATTTAATGGCTGAACTTGGGGTGTCTAAGGTCACTCATTTGATTGACCATGCGTCCAACTCATGGAAGCATGACCTGGTGGATTTTATTTTCCACCCAGCTACTGTTTCCATTATTTTACAAATTCCTTTGCCTTTGCATGGTGGTATTGATACTCTTATGTGGCCTGAAACTGTGGATGGCAATTATTGTTCCAAATCTGGATATGTTTTTGTTCGCAGGAAGGTTCTTGGTGCTTGCTCTTCAACATCTTCTCAGTCTTCGCTTTCTGCACCCTTGTGGAAGAAGTTTTGGCGTATCGATGCTCAGCCCCGTTGCAAGGAGGTGGCGTGGCGTGGCGTGTGGTCTCTG AGCTTCTGGTTTGGTTCTCCTTTATCCCTTCGGTTGAACAGGTTTGGAAACATGGAGGAATTTTTGGCTGATTTTCTCCCTGCGGCAGATGATGATGCTCTCACGGTTTGGCAGGCAGGTGTGTATGCTCTTTGGGAGGCGCGTAACCGTGTTGTTTTCCAGGGTGGTGAGGTGCCTGTCCCGGTTGCTGTTGTGGTACAACGCTGTTGTATGCTAGCTGCTGCTCCCGTCGTGGACGCAGCCGTGGTGCCCAGACCAAGCCCGACGCTACCATCTTCTTAG